From Oreochromis niloticus isolate F11D_XX linkage group LG15, O_niloticus_UMD_NMBU, whole genome shotgun sequence:
TTTCCTGTCCCAGGTTCTGGATCACAGGATATAAGGGACATCATCCCATTTAGTGGGAAAGGCTTCATCCTTGGGGGGAAGTCTCAGGACTCAACGTCTTACTCGCCATCTCCCAGGCCACCACTTCCTGTTGTGAAAACACCATTGTCCAACCCTGTCCCCTCCCCAAAGAAGTTCTTCACGCCATCGTCCCCGCCTAAAagtctctcctctcctgttcaCTCTAACAAGACCAATGGGATTTCCAACACTTTTACCTCAGTCAGACCATCCACTTCCATGGGGAGAAAGCCACCTGTAAAGAGGTCTGTCGGCAACACGACGCACTTTGTCAACATAAACGGTTCACCAGTGAAAATGCCAAAATCCCAGAGCAGTAGTAGCAGCCAAGGAGGAGATAAGAGCAAACAGAGTTCCATTGACGACCTTTTTAATAGCACAAGCCTCAGGAAGTCAGAGACCAAAAGAGACTCACTGACATCACCAAAGTCTTCCACAAATGCTGCTTCTGCCTCCTCTAGatttcaaaaacaacaaaataatcatTTGACTTCCTCTCCCAGCACACCCAGTCCCAGCCCTAACATAACAAACCATTCCAAGGTCTCATCTGTAGTTACAACTGGATCCCAGGGTAGCACTTCAAGAGCTGTACAGTCCAAGGATTTTACTAATTCTGACAGTGACAGCACATCAGCGGCTGTGGGTAGGAATCGGACGCCGAGAAAGAGGGCGTGGGATGACCGCAGCAGCTCTGCCAGCATCTTTGACTTCTTCCAGAAGACCTTAGGCAGCGATTCAGCAGCATCGAAGGAATCAATAAAGGCAAAATCACCAGCAGTGCTGCAGAGAACTACCAGTGCCACCACCACACCCTCTTCTGCTTCTCTGCAGTCCTCAGCAGGACTGCACAGTGTTGCCTCCTCCTcgtcttcatcctcctcctcctttgcaGTGATGGTCAGTTGTCCAGTGTGCCAAGCAAAGGTCCAGGAGTCAAAGATCAACGAGCATCTTGATTCCTGCCTCTCTTGAATAAGGAGGTGAAAACTTCCAGAAAGTCAGAATAAGTTTGATGTTGCACTAAAACTTTTTAACTTTTGATGTTCAATAAAATTTTATCCTTGTTTGTTCAATAAGGCATGGCATAGTCATTTTAACTATTTTGACTATTTAAAGAATGACATTCTCCTACTTTATATCACACTGATTACTTCTGCAgtttcacagcatgtctttctgtctgctgtAACAAAATTCCTCACTGAACTGGGCTGCATTAGAAAACTATGACAGCAGTGTTTTGCGGAAGAACGTCAGTGTGATATTAGCAGTTATGGTTCGAATTCAGAAACCGCTTTGTCTTAGTCTACAAAACCTACTTTTTGTCTCCTCTGGAAGTGGATATTATTGATTTGTGGTTCCTGCAGTGGGATgtacccccacccccccaaacCTCAGGTCTGCATCTGCTGCCCTTCAGACAACAGGAGACGCCGTCTGATCTCTGCTGATCTGATCTGTAGGAGTCAGGTTTCGCACTCGCTAGCTATTTATTTCTGCAGGTCATCACATTTGCACTGCACCCAGCCTGCGGGGTCAGGTGGTGCAAGGACATTTGAAAACACTTCACCATATCCTCAGTACAAGAAATACTTGGATGACTAAAACATTACAGATTTCTAcctgaatatatttttattcatatgtttgggtttttattgccaaataaaatatttttattggtCTGTTTGACTGAATATTTCAGTGGGGGAGTGAATTCAATGCAAGTATTCAACGGTTGTCTTGTTTAATGATTAAATATCAGGAAAGTGGTAAAAATCTAAACTTTGTACCCTTTGAGCTAAATGCTTATCAGGTATTTACTGTGCCAACATATACTGATTAGCAGTAAACAATACAGGTGAGGTGTGATGTATTATTTACTTGATGATCAAGTGATGAGAAGACTAGATTAGTGTCTAGACTTAACCCTGTATTTGGACATTGACTATAAAATGCAGTAAATTTCCTTATGGTTTATGATTTTTCAAGATTTTTCagtgaaaacaagaaaagaaaagcttaaTCATGTTAAGGTAGCCGAAACATAAACCACACCTTACAGGCTTCCCCGCAGAAACCACTGAAGACCAATTTATGTGTCAACAAGTCAATATTTAATCAAGCATGTCTCTGAGTAAATCATAGATTTGACCTGATAGTGGTTTCCTCAACCTACATCAGACAAATGTCCTTTTGACCATGATTATACTAAGATCGCCAGCGAAAATGTTTTCGTTTTGTAAGACTAACATTATTTACTTAAATTCAGTTTAAGCATTACCTCAGATCACTTTAACCATCTAATCAAAAGTACTCTAGATAGttggtttttttaaatagcacAAACGCTTTAGTCATACTCAAGAGAGAGAACGGGAGACAGACAAGTGGGTGTAGCAGAGCTGGTGGGTAAGCAGAAAGACGGAGAAGAGGATGAGGGCAGAGGTCAGGCAGCGTGAGGCCAGCTGCTGATCATGACTACGCCCTCCTGTTCCTGCAGGAAAGACTGGAGCAATGCCAGGGGCGTCA
This genomic window contains:
- the sprtn gene encoding DNA-dependent metalloprotease SPRTN, with translation MDEDFLLAIRLQEQFDQEYRASLSSSSGTIDNSFGQSNKKRRVEVAGGGSDVVPYWKPNPQLERPLSIVDESWEMLDPSPDIRAMFLEFNDMFFWGKLSGVEVKWSSRMTLCAGVCSYEGQGGLCSIRLSEPLLKLRPRKDLVETLLHEMIHALLFVTQNNRDRDGHGPEFCKHMNRINKASGTKITIYHSFHDEVDMYRQHWWRCNGPCQKRKPYFGYVKRAMNRAPSSLDPWWEDHQRTCGGTYTKIKEPEGYGKKGQKNSKTSEKKAAGSGKPSSTTTGSGSQDIRDIIPFSGKGFILGGKSQDSTSYSPSPRPPLPVVKTPLSNPVPSPKKFFTPSSPPKSLSSPVHSNKTNGISNTFTSVRPSTSMGRKPPVKRSVGNTTHFVNINGSPVKMPKSQSSSSSQGGDKSKQSSIDDLFNSTSLRKSETKRDSLTSPKSSTNAASASSRFQKQQNNHLTSSPSTPSPSPNITNHSKVSSVVTTGSQGSTSRAVQSKDFTNSDSDSTSAAVGRNRTPRKRAWDDRSSSASIFDFFQKTLGSDSAASKESIKAKSPAVLQRTTSATTTPSSASLQSSAGLHSVASSSSSSSSSFAVMVSCPVCQAKVQESKINEHLDSCLS